Proteins encoded in a region of the Podarcis muralis chromosome 6, rPodMur119.hap1.1, whole genome shotgun sequence genome:
- the LBX1 gene encoding transcription factor LBX1 — MTSKDDGKAASVEERRRSPLDHLPPPANSNKPLTPFSIEDILNKPSVRRSYTICGTAHLLSAAEKHPPAALPLSSRALLSQTSPLCALEELASKTFKGLEVSVLQAAEGRDGMTIFGQRQTPKKRRKSRTAFTNHQIYELEKRFLYQKYLSPADRDQIAQQLGLTNAQVITWFQNRRAKLKRDLEEMKADVESAKKLGPSTQVDLVAIAELESTPEGRAKSRSLSPALPKHGLEGSNSHLQLSPGSPLTDQPGSSKDCSEDEDVEIDVDD; from the exons ATGACTTCCAAAGACGACGGCAAAGCCGCCTCGGTGGAGGAGCGCCGGAGAAGCCCGCTGGACCACTTGCCTCCGCCGGCCAACTCCAACAAGCCCCTGACGCCCTTCAGCATCGAGGACATCCTCAACAAGCCCTCGGTGCGGAGAAGTTACACCATCTGCGGGACTGCCCACCTGCTCTCGGCCGCCGAGAAGCACCCTCCGGCCGCCCTGCCGCTTTCCAGTCGGGCGCTGCTCTCGCAAACGTCGCCTCTGTGCGCCCTCGAGGAGCTGGCCAGCAAGACCTTCAAGGGGCTCGAAGTCAGCGTCCTGCAAGCCGCCGAAG GAAGGGATGGGATGACTATATTTGGCCAGAGGCAAACCCCCAAGAAAAGGAGGAAGTCTAGGACGGCCTTTACAAACCACCAGATCTACGAACTGGAAAAGCGTTTTTTGTACCAGAAATACTTGTCCCCCGCGGACCGAGACCAGATAGCGCAGCAGCTGGGCTTGACCAATGCGCAGGTGATAACGTGGTTTCAGAATCGCAGGGCCAAGCTCAAGCGGGACCTGGAAGAGATGAAAGCAGACGTGGAGTCTGCCAAGAAACTGGGACCCAGCACCCAGGTGGATCTGGTAGCCATTGCCGAGCTGGAGTCGACCCCCGAAGGGAGAGCGAAGTCGCGCTCCCTTTCGCCTGCCCTCCCCAAGCATGGACTGGAAGGCAGCAACAGCCACCTCCAGCTCTCCCCCGGCTCTCCGCTCACGGACCAGCCGGGCAGCAGCAAGGACTGCTCGGAAGACGAAGACGTGGAAATTGACGTGGATGactga